In Humulus lupulus chromosome 6, drHumLupu1.1, whole genome shotgun sequence, a single genomic region encodes these proteins:
- the LOC133785614 gene encoding receptor-like serine/threonine-protein kinase SD1-8, producing the protein MTAYNSKAFSFLLIFSSLSYLSHASDTLKPGETLYNYETLVSSNGVFELGFFSSGDSSNEYIGIWFKNDKDKKAVWVAKREDPFPASSGSLSVTKGNLVIYNNRTSDMTILNSDAPATSEDTIAKLLDSGNFVLIQDEKTIWQSFEHPTDTFLPGMKLGLFNIGASQPRVQFLLSWLSPDDPDKGSFFLGFDRENKTQFNIWLGENVYQEIGFWDGQKFRLFFESSSDNHNFSYVSKEKETYLIFNNKESNVYSWFVMAHNGVINEYRMEDQQISMVNYSLCDGTTERNSSGCLIIPLVCENGDDFYEIKGLMPTSIITRRATAIGLNGCELLCRSNCSCVAYAYSNGHRAECELYYGSKVDLLKMTGEGNQAILLRGHRKSEQNRKKNRLILVTAGVMSLILVIMILLATYLIRKYRLIGFDWQRDGMRSNMRLLLSQFTNENDIKSNIIGFSKRKNQDMLPLRFSCVVAATENFSAANKLGEGGFGPVYKGKLFGQDIAVKRLSKNSGQGLMEFRNEVMLISSLQHRNLVKLLGFCIHRDERILIYEYMPNKSLDSIIFDRTKRLVLDWRTRKNIIEGIAQGLLYLHKYSRLRIIHRDLKTSNILLDNYMNPKISDFGLARAIFENEHIAKTKKIAGTYGYLSPEYALHGLFSTKSDVFSFGVILFEIISGRKNSIFCESDCSNLLGHAWNLWSAGSCIELMDRTLAGTCPMTDLMMYIQVGLLCVQETAEDRPSISDIISMLSNEGASLPMPKQPAFSTHLMTDGTTSSRRTQYPSQNLVSLTGFVAR; encoded by the exons ATGACAGCGTACAACTCCAAAGCCTTTTCTTTTCTCCTCATATTTTCCTCCCTTTCTTACTTATCTCATGCATCAGATACCCTTAAAcctggagagactttgtataATTATGAAACCTTGGTTTCTTCTAATGGGGTGTTTGAGCTGGGATTCTTCAGTTCTGGTGATTCAAGCAATGAGTACATAGGAATCTGGTTTAAGAATGACAAGGACAAGAAGGCAGTTTGGGTTGCAAAAAGAGAAGATCCTTTCCCAGCTTCCTCAGGATCTCTCAGCGTTACTAAGGGGAACTTGGTTATATATAACAACAGAACATCAGATATGACCATACTCAATAGTGATGCACCTGCAACTAGTGAAGATACCATTGCTAAACTTCTTGACTCAGGAAATTTTGTCTTGATCCAAGACGAAAAGACGATATGGCAGAGTTTTGAACATCCAACAGATACATTTCTACCTGGAATGAAGTTGGGATTGTTTAACATTGGAGCAAGTCAGCCGAGGGTGCAGTTTCTTTTGTCATGGCTTAGTCCTGATGATCCAGATAAAGGTTCTTTTTTTTTAGGCTTTGACAGAGAAAACAAAACCCAGTTCAATATCTGGTTGGGTGAAAATGTTTATCAAGAGATTGGCTTTTGGGATGGACAAAAATTCAGATTATTCTTCGAAAGCTCTTCAGATAATCACAACTTTAGTTATGTATCAAAAGAGAAGGAGACTTATCTTATTTTCAATAACAAAGAAAGCAATGTGTACTCATGGTTTGTCATGGCTCATAATGGGGTTATCAATGAGTATAGGATGGAAGATCAGCAGATTTCAATGGTCAACTATTCGCTTTGTGATGGCACAACAGAAAGGAATTCTAGTGGTTGTTTGATCATTCCATTAGTTTGTGAAAATGGTGATGATTTCTATGAGATAAAAGGACTAATGCCGACTTCAATAATCACTCGAAGGGCTACTGCTATTGGTCTAAATGGCTGTGAGCTGCTGTGCAGGAGCAATTGTTCATGTGTTGCATACGCTTACTCAAATGGTCATAGAGCTGAATGTGAACTTTACTATGGAAGTAAGGTGGATCTTCTGAAAATGACAGGGGAGGGAAACCAGGCTATTCTTTTGCGCGGACATCGTAAATCTG AACAAAATAGGAAGAAGAACCGGTTGATTCTTGTCACAGCCGGAGTGATGTCCTTGATATTGGTTATTATGATCTTATTGGCCACTTATTTAATAAGAAAGTACAGACTCATAG GATTTGATTGGCAGAGGGATGGCATGAGAAGCAATATGAGGTTGTTACTGTCACAGTTTACTAATGAAAATGATATTAAATCAAATATTATTGGATTCAGTAAGAGAAAGAATCAAGACATGCTCCCACTTAGATTTTCTTGTGTAGTGGCTGCCACTGAAAATTTCTCTGCTGCAAATAAGCTTGGAGAAGGTGGTTTTGGACCAGTTTATAAG GGTAAGTTATTTGGACAAGACATAGCAGTGAAAAGGCTTTCGAAGAATTCTGGACAAGGACTAATGGAGTTCAGGAATGAGGTGATGTTAATTTCTAGCCTCCAACATAGAAATCTTGTTAAGCTTCTGGGATTCTGCATTCATCGAGACGAAAGGATCTTAATCTACGAGTACATGCCTAACAAAAGCTTGGATTCCATCATTTTTG ATCGAACGAAAAGATTAGTACTTGATTGGCGAACACGCAAGAACATCATTGAAGGGATAGCTCAGGGGCTTCTCTATCTTCACAAGTACTCAAGACTAAGAATCATTCATAGAGATCTCAAAACTAGCAACATTTTATTGGACAACTATATGAACCCCAAAATATCTGATTTTGGTCTTGCAAGAGCAATTTTTGAGAATGAACATATAgctaaaacaaagaaaattgcTGGAACATA TGGCTATTTGTCTCCTGAGTATGCATTGCATGGACTTTTCTCAACAAAATCTGATGTATTCAGCTTTGGAGTCATCTTGTTTGAAATCATTAGTGGAAGGAAGAATTCAATCTTTTGTGAGTCAGATTGCTCCAACTTACTAGGACAT GCCTGGAATCTGTGGAGTGCTGGGAGCTGCATAGAGTTGATGGATCGAACATTGGCTGGTACTTGTCCAATGACTGATCTTATGATGTACATTCAAGTGGGCCTACTATGTGTCCAAGAAACAGCTGAAGATAGACCCAGCATATCAGATATTATTTCAATGTTGAGCAATGAAGGGGCCAGTCTACCTATGCCTAAACAGCCTGCATTTTCTACCCACTTAATGACAGATGGTACTACTTCATCAAGAAGAACTCAATATCCATCTCAAAACCTTGTCTCATTAACCGGATTCGTAGCTCGATAA